The genomic interval GAGACTGCAAATACAGAATGAAAGATTACAAAGTCTACCTGGATACTTGCACAGAAGACTTGTGTAAATGTCAAGAAAAGAGAGTAACCACGTGCCTATGTAGTAACCTGAACCAGTTTTCTAAAGCATGTGTGGAGGAAAACGGACATCCCGGAATGTGGAGACGCCCAGATTTCTGCTGTAAGAATTTTAGTTTTTCTTTACCTTTTGTAATCTACAAGacatagagactagagatgagcgagtgctattcgaaacggccataggaatgaatggaagcagccggcacgcagactttgctagcggccggctgcttaaccccctgtgtgccagctgcgtacattcattcctatgggagagtgctattcgaaacaggagtttcgaatagtactcgctcatctctagtagagacaaTTGATATTCAGTGAACGGAACATTTTGTGCAAAAGCAATTTACATGTAGTTCAGGAGCTGAAAAACATATGTTCATTAAATTCAACCATCATGGAACAAATAAAGACTAAACATAAAGCCCAATAATTTAATTTTTGGGGGTcctaaaatatgtatttttttaaaaaatttctttaTTGATTTCTCTATTATTATTACTTGCAATAATAATCAAACAAGATTAACATTCCTCAGCTCAAAGATTTTGTCTGAGGTCACAAAAAATAttaaggtgtatatatatatatatataacgaaATAGCCCATCCTTAACTGTTAAATAGCCTATTCTCAACTGTTAAATAGACTATCCtcaaatgttaaaggggctctatcagcaaaattatgctgatagagctccacatgtgcgtgaatagcctttaaactaccccccccattttaaaataatgccctaaaaaagaatgggataatcataccttatcgtgcaccctgggcaggcatgcacagtctgatgtcatctttagccacgcctacatcttctttcttcttgcaggggaactgagcatattgCTACCGCtcccctgctactgcgctggcgcgggattacaagcaatgactcCGGAaaaagaagacgaggaagactggacccgaggacatcgctgcaaatataactttagcaatgctattcacgcatatgtggggctctatcagcataattttgctgatagagcccctttaaatgtcctATCCTCAACTGTTAAGTAACCTATCCTCAACTGTAATTAGCCTATCCTCAACTGTTACATAGTCTATCCTCAACTGTAATTAGCCTATCCTCAACTGTTAAATAACCTATCCTCAACTGTTAAATAGCCTACTCTCAATGTGCTTTGGTGGTCCCTGCTGATCCTGCCATGATGATGTCTTGTACAGTAACATTATTATTCATTAGTGATAAAGAATTCCTGGTATCTTTTCAGAACAGTCAAAAAATCTATAGAGAAACTTATATAAAGGGGTCATCTGCACTGGAAAGGGAATTTTCGACTCTACTATATTTTAATATAACAAAATGAAAAgccaaaaatattcaaaaagttaAATGATCTCTATCAATGTACCTTTTTTGTGTAGATATAAGCTGCCCCAGGACCATGGAATTTTTGGAGTGTGCGTCCCCATGTATTAATACTTGTTCCAATCCCACTGCTAGCAAATTGTGTATTGAACAGTGCAAAGAGGGATGTTCTTGTCCACCAGGTAAAATATTCGGATTATTTCTAATTTCAGCTATATATCAATTGTAAAACCACACCGCACCATTACACCTCTGACTGCATTGATATATTCTATTTCTGACATTATTTTGCAGGAACCATCATGGATGATGTGAATAATAATAAGACTTGTTTAAAACAGAATCTCTGCCCTTGTGCCCATAATGGTAAAATATACCAACCTGGAGAGTCGTACTCCGCTGCTTGTCAGAAATGGTATACACTCATCTCTTAGACTACAAGTCATGCCTGTCCTTActgttaggccttattcatacaTCAGTGTTTTTCTCGGTGTAtagaaagtataataatttcacttccgggcTGTGGGTTTCGACTTTGCACGAAATTCAGGTTGAATCTGGTTCAGTCCAAATTGATTTGCTCATTACTAGTACAAACCTGTGCATGGAAACAGtgaggctgaattcacacggggttttttggtccagagtttgacgcggaatccgcctcagaatccggctccaaaaaatgcctcccattgacttcagttcacctcttttttctgctagcgtttgtttgccactcgcagaaaaaagaagcaagctacgGCATCCGCggagcgacactccctcccgacttggctcattcatttgggcctaatccggagcggaatgcactgcatcggcatccagtcgcggctagttgGTTTTTGGCTGAGGCggcttctgtgtcaaaatccggtcccaaaaaacctcatgtgaactcagcctgcaGTGGATGTAGTACCTTCGGTCAGGAGCAGCCAGACCAGAACTCAATCCATGCTGATCTTGTATTAACTGCCTAGAGATAAGCCATCAATTTTATTGTCCTGAATAACCCCTGTAATACACCATGACATAGTTGCATGTCATGGATTGTCTTACAAAAAGTACAATCACCTAAGGTAGTCAGAAAACTATGCCCAAGAGATCAACAACAGCGCCCCCTTAGATGCTCTGGTCAATTGCGATTACCGAAACTTGACCCCTAAATGATGCCAATGGAAAATAcagcttgtcccacaaaaaaaaaagctttttattgaaaaattaagaaaaaattaAGGCTacttaaatataaaaaatatgaaaaaatgttataaaaaaacTTGGTGTATGGGGCTTCAGACAGGGCTGCAGATTTTAATGCATTATATTTTAACTACACTGACTATCCTGTATGGTCTCTGATATATTACttcacttaaagagaacctttcatcagattgggcacaggcagttctatatactgctggaaagccgacagtgtgctgaattcagcgcactatcggctctcccgatctgtgccccgggtaaagcgctatcggtcccggtaccgttgcgctttacagtcagaagggcgttcctgacagtcagtcaggaacatccttctccacagcagcgcctatcgcactgtacagtgtgagcggggaggaacccctctgctcacagtgctcgtccatagacgagtattatcaggaggggagggggcgttcctcctcgctcacactgtacagcacgataggcgctgctgtagagaaggacgtccctggctaactgtcaggaacgcccttctgactgtaaagcgctacggtaccgggaccgatagcgctttacaccgggcacagatcgggaaagccgacagtgcactgaattcagagcggctttccagcagtatatagaactgcctgtgcccgatctgatgaaaggtcctctttaacatttacTGTAACTTGATTTCTTCATATGATATTGCAGCACTTGCCTTTTGGGTCAGTGGACATGTAGTCACGTCGCCTGTTCTGGAAACTGCACCGTAAGAGGTGGATCGCATGTGCAGACATATGACGAAAAGGAATATAAATTCCATGGCAATTGCCAATACTTGATGTCCAAGGTATGACCCTGCTTGGTGAGCACATGAATATTGCGTTTTATTACCTGCGTTATATAGCACCTCTTAATAACATAAGGAAAGTTTGGCAATATTAAAAGTACACTGGGTAGGGAAAACCATAGGCCATAGATGCCATGATACTATCTAATACCACTAGTATAGTTGCAGCAAAATATCAGGAAATTTTTcaatttcataattttttttcggATTGAATATGGCTCTCATACACCAGCCAAGGTTGAATGTAGCTCCCAGTGAACAAAAGGTTGGGATGTATGATATAGAGCATGTTTTTATTCTTTCCTGCTTATATAgtgaatggaattttttttacccATGTATCTTATATTATCTTAGGATACAAATAACACATTTGCTGTAATAGCCAGAATTGCGCAATGTGGAATGACTCAGACGGtgacctgcctgaatactgtgtTCATCCATGTAGGAGAGATTGTAAGTATATCTATAGATGACAACATATACATGTTTCTTTAAGGATTAATAAAGTTCTATTCTATTCTGTTCTATCTGTTTGAATTTTGGTAAATTTATGAAGACAGTGCCCCATGAATCATAGGATCAACGGTAGCTAGTGGGAAGGGACAGATTCCTtatacgcagtggcgtaactaccgccatagcagcagaggcagctgccacagggcccgggatattaggggcccggtgacagccgctaccgctgctatcattatactcgggggtcttttcggacccccgagtataatgattggcggactgggagaggtaagaaacatagaaaacactcttacttacctctccacgatcctgccaggcctccttccttgttgtctgatgtctctgacgtcacatgaacccggcctgcgacccgggtcatgtgatgtccgatgtcattgcagaaggacggcagcggaggccgacagcgtaggagccgggggacaggtaagaaacagttttttatgtttttattccccaggtctccgattattatactctggggtctgaaaagaccccagagtataataattgtttatgcgtGTGCACAGTGGGACATATTACTATGTGCacggggcactatgggggataatattgtgtgcaggggccactatgggggataatactgtgtgcaggggccactatgggggataatactgtgtgcaggggccactatggggcataatactgtaagcaggggccactatgggacataatactgtgtgcaggggccactatggggcataatactgtgtgcaggggccactatgggacataatactgtgtgcaggggccactatggggtacaatactgtgtgcaggggccactatggggcataatactgtaagcaggggccactatgggacataatactgtgtgaaggggccactatgggggataatactgtgtgcaggggccactatggggcataatactgtgtgcaggggacactatggggcataatactgtgtgcaggggccactatgggggataatagaatgcgcaggaatgcgtaggaggggatcagtctaggtcttcggcgtcgttaggggggctatgtcaaaagttcgccacggggccccgccattcctagttacgccactgcttatacGTAAGTCAATTCTCTACCTATATCTAAATTTTGACTTCTTTCTtcacagaaaataaaaatttgttactGTGGGAATGTATACATCaacaattttttggtcatcctgcCGAAAATTCACGGTAAGTATTTTCTTATAACCATAAACAGGAAAAATAAACTTTTGTAATCTGATTATTATCAAAAACTTTTCTCTCTTTAGATAACTTTGCTATATATAAACGCTCGGCTTTCTACATCTATGTCGTGACAACATTTGGTCTGAGTGTCAAAGTCCAAGTGAAGCCGGTCTTTCAGCTTTTCATCTCGGTGCATTCTTCATTTCAGGGCAAAACATTAGGTAACTTCACTCTTATTTACATGGGAATCTATGCAAGTTACATCAGGTCAAACAAACTAGAgattcctccaaaaggaagagcgACCCATTTATAGTCAGCTGTTTCTGAGTTCTTTCCCCGAGTATCTTGGTACTAAGGGGCTGAATTTCATATATGCAGCTTCTTGGAAGGTGGTGGCAACTAGATCTCATTGAGGAAACCCAGCTGTTATATGGAGTCTTGTTTACAGATAATTCTCCCTCGAGCAGTGGCGGAACTGACGtcttgtgcaatcttttgtccggggctcctctacctcatccctacagcgaagtcttgatagtgatggttacgggtgctaaggagtttaatccaccttagtgtggttaggggaatttgtgggtctccttggcttatggacaggggtgaaccatggctttctgccgcctgaagcggatgtCAGAAAGAGGGGGCGGGTTGAACGGAGGGGGCGGGACCAAGCATAGGGGGCGGGGACGAGCAGAGCGattgtctttagcaggcagagagcaggcacggagaggacctgctctctgcctgagtgtgaggggacctgctccagcgacctccccaatccaccgctcagtgacggtgatcctaagccagtccaggacagcttgtcctggactggcttagatcagcaaaaatgctgccctccccgtggccctggcatagcgccgcctgaagcggtcgcttcaggtcacctcatgggaggtgcggcactgcttatggaccagatggaagctgcaatctcaatactgatgccagtgcttatgggccccctaaggctcctgggccccagtgcgactgcaccctctgcaccccctcaagttacgcccctgcaaatGGGCATATTAGTAGTCCAAAAGTGAGAGCGACAAATCTGTAGACAGCTGTTTCAGGACTCTTGTGTTTAGAACAGGATCCCGATGGGCTGGATTAAATGTCTTAAATGCAGCTCAGAAATCGAAGAAACCGATGGGTATATGGAAACTAAGACAAATTGTATATCATATCTTGTTTCCAAAGTAGTTACCTGCTGAAGAAACCCATTTTTTGGTTGCAATAGTACCAGTGTAGGACTAATATCCCTTGTATCCATCAGGTGAAACATTTAACCTGGTGGGTCACCATCACCGCACATTGGAAAATCAAACTTTGCGCTAGGGAGATGGGATGACCCATGGGTGTACTGAAGTGCTAATATGCATACAGTTTAACAAATGATGTCCTTTGCAACAAGATtacacttttatttaaaaaaaaggaaCGTTCACTATAACCCTACCAACCCCTACAACAGGATATAAGGGGTTTAGAAGGAGTTATGGTGGTAATACGCACTCTAAGATGTTACTTTGTTTGTAGGTCTTTGTGGCAATTTTAATGGGATTGAAAGTGACGACCTGATGACAGTCAGTGGGGTGGTTGAAGATGCAGTCTCAGCCTTTTGCAATTCTTATAAAATTCAAGCCAGCTGCGATGACGTGCCTGACTACTTTGATAACCCGTGCTCTCGAAACATCATTAAAGGTAATGGAATGCATTTATCTATGGAAGTCTATGGTAATATAAAAAGTATAGGTATAAATTTTTACAAGTTTTACATGAGGTATAAACCTAGTCTTTCCCAAGAAAACAGAGTACGGTTAGTCTGTTGATCAGACATTCCTAATTGGCTGGACGCGTCCCAATAAAGTACTGAGCAGAAGttgttaaaaaatgttttcaaaaacagaaacctatacgtatAATAAAGCGgtaacctaaggaaacccgcagaccccatagactataaggaggTCCGTTCAGTTTCCGTTGGGGTCCGTTCAGTTtatgaacttttctctctgcatgtttcgtgcagaaactgagTGGTAACCACatagaccgcattatagtctatggcaggggtggccaattaattttcccatggggccacatgagaaattgtaacggttctagatgGCCATGCTcatcgcagcaaatttagctccacccacttctccgctgactccgcccattctcaatcattttcccatgtgccccacaaagtaaaatcctctacagtcaccctaacattataccccccacattataacgtttccctccaaatgtcccacagtattaagtccctctcctgatgccccagtataaactagcagaaactagaggggacattaaactggggcagctggagggggacattaaactgggggcaactataggcagacatgtccccctccagctagccCCCAtgatttaatatcctcctccagctgccccagtttaatgtcaccctccatcttcccactagcttaatgtcccccatacatgtgcattaagtttaactgccccctacatctgcccctagttcccccctcttgctcatgctgtctcttctctctttatcatccagcagcccccattgccagcagcttgcaggaagcacacagtcccgtgaggctctgcccactaacgaatcatagcctatcctggtgataggctgtgatgacatcatcacaggtccttgaaaaaacttccagtTGCTATGCAGgccagatagaagcagtcagagggccggatgtggcccgtgggccgcgcattgcccaggtctggtctatgtggtccatgggtTTTCCAGGT from Leptodactylus fuscus isolate aLepFus1 chromosome 7, aLepFus1.hap2, whole genome shotgun sequence carries:
- the LOC142214424 gene encoding mucin-5B-like, whose product is MEGVWPLLLLSAGCILVVNAQLKLVIVQKNEESKKYCSTWGMYHFKTFDDRTFSFDGTCLYDFCMDCYSEPPLFHITVHRPTAGEGNIVYFTAEIDNVYIVVRPAGIFIDGEDFTDYQKRNGVEVKDTCANFEITANGIKVIWNWGDNLKVELDEQYKNRVCGMCGNYDDDGANDIQWKGHNISHVLFGNLHKADDPLVDCPDVVDHTQEQGSHDINDDCRDQRDQCETIMSQMGDCKYRMKDYKVYLDTCTEDLCKCQEKRVTTCLCSNLNQFSKACVEENGHPGMWRRPDFCYISCPRTMEFLECASPCINTCSNPTASKLCIEQCKEGCSCPPGTIMDDVNNNKTCLKQNLCPCAHNGKIYQPGESYSAACQKCTCLLGQWTCSHVACSGNCTVRGGSHVQTYDEKEYKFHGNCQYLMSKDTNNTFAVIARIAQCGMTQTVTCLNTVFIHVGEIKIKICYCGNVYINNFLVILPKIHDNFAIYKRSAFYIYVVTTFGLSVKVQVKPVFQLFISVHSSFQGKTLGLCGNFNGIESDDLMTVSGVVEDAVSAFCNSYKIQASCDDVPDYFDNPCSRNIIKEEYGKHWCSR